DNA sequence from the Cupriavidus oxalaticus genome:
CCTGTCCGGCAAGCGCTACGTCAAGGATGGCCCGTGGTGGCGCGGCCGCTACCGGCGCGCCACCGTGATGGACATGCTCAGCTATGTCGGCTTCAAGAACCTGCTGATCGGTGCGGTGCTGTTCCTGGCGCTGAAGGCGATGGGGATGCTGGCCGCATGAAGCTGCTGCTCGGTATCGCGCTCCTATGGATAAGCTGCGCGCAGGCTGCGACCTGGCGCGTGCAGCCCGGCCAGTCGCTGCAGGCGGCGATCGATGCCGCCGGCCCAGGCGACACCATCGAGATCGCGCGCGGCCACTACACCGGCAACTTCGCCGTCGACAAGCCGCTGGTGCTGCGCGGCATCGCGCGGCCCACGCTCAGCGGCGCGCTGCGCGGCGATACGCTGCGCATCACGGCGCCGGACGTGACCATCGAAGGCTTGATCGTGCGCGACTCCGGCGACAGCTTGAAGGACCAGAACGCCGGCATCTATATCCGCCCCGGCGCGCACCGCGCGGTGGTGCGCGATTGCGACCTGACCTACAACCTGTTCGGGCTGTGGATCGAGAAGGCCGACGATGTCCGCATCGAGCGCAACACCATCACCGGCAAGCGCGACTACAACTCGGCGCAGCGCGGCAACGGCGTGCAGCTCTACAACACGCGCGGCGCACGCATCCTCGACAACAACATCGGCTTCGTGCGCGACGCGCTTTATGTCGATGTCTCGCATCACGCCATCTTTCGCGGCAACCGGCTGCACCACAGCCGCTACGGCACCCATTACATGAACTCGTACCACAACCTGTGGGAAGGCAACGACAGCTACCGCAACCGCGGCGGGCTGGCGCTGATGGAAGTGCGCGACCAGGTCGTGCGCAACAACCGCACCTGGGGCAATGCCGACCACGGCATCATGCTGCGCACGCTGCAGGACTCGGTGATCGAAGGCAATGTGGTCGCCGGCAACCAGCGCGGCTTCTTTATCTACGACGTCGAGTACGTGACGCTGCGCGGCAACCTGGTGCTGGGCAATGCGACCGGCGTGCATCTGTCGGCCGGCTCGACGCGCAACGTGGTGCAGGGCAACGATTTCATCGGCAACCGCGAGCCGGTGCGCTACGTGGGCGCGCGCGACGAGCCGTGGGGCGGGCGCGGGCAGGGCAACTACTGGAGCAACTACCTGGGCTGGGACCGCGACGGCGATGGCGTGGGCGACGTGGCGTACCAGGCCAATGACCTCGTCGACCGGCTCGGCTGGCGCTACCCCGGGGTGACGCTGCTGCTGGGCAGTCCGGCGCTGCAGGCGCTGCGGCTGGCGGGACGGCAGTTCCCGGTGATCCGGGCGCCGGGCGTGGTCGATGCCTATCCGCGGATGCGGCCGGTGCGCGCCAACTGGAGGGACTGGAATGCTCAGGCCAGCGATCATTGATATGCACGACGCCATCGTGCTGGCCGGCGTCAGCCGGCATTTCGGCGCGCTGCGCGCCGTCGACGATGTCAGCCTCAGCGTAGGACAGGGCGAACTGCTCGGGCTGATCGGGCACAACGGCGC
Encoded proteins:
- a CDS encoding nitrous oxide reductase family maturation protein NosD, coding for MKLLLGIALLWISCAQAATWRVQPGQSLQAAIDAAGPGDTIEIARGHYTGNFAVDKPLVLRGIARPTLSGALRGDTLRITAPDVTIEGLIVRDSGDSLKDQNAGIYIRPGAHRAVVRDCDLTYNLFGLWIEKADDVRIERNTITGKRDYNSAQRGNGVQLYNTRGARILDNNIGFVRDALYVDVSHHAIFRGNRLHHSRYGTHYMNSYHNLWEGNDSYRNRGGLALMEVRDQVVRNNRTWGNADHGIMLRTLQDSVIEGNVVAGNQRGFFIYDVEYVTLRGNLVLGNATGVHLSAGSTRNVVQGNDFIGNREPVRYVGARDEPWGGRGQGNYWSNYLGWDRDGDGVGDVAYQANDLVDRLGWRYPGVTLLLGSPALQALRLAGRQFPVIRAPGVVDAYPRMRPVRANWRDWNAQASDH